Proteins from one Mesotoga infera genomic window:
- the ade gene encoding adenine deaminase, which produces MNIIDIIPVSRGDNPADVLLKNCRIVNVFSGEIEKGNIALFKKRIAGIGDYDEGREVIDLEGAYIVPGLIDAHLHIESSMVSPVEFAKTILARGTTTAIADPHEIANVMGLSGIEYMIRSTEGIPVNLYIMIPSAVPASSMETSGARISAMDMIGFVEKFQNRILGLGEVMNFPDIINGDRDSIAKIELIRHKYKKIDGHIPGVLGKPLNAYISAFVRSEHECTFVEEAREKLSRGMQILMREGSVERNLVQLLPLINDKTYPFVSFCTDDKHPVDIIREGHIDHNVRLAIEHGIDPIIAIRAATINTARHYNLRSMGAIAPGYKADLVVVDNLRDFNPIMVFKDSKIVARNGRLVTEIVSQNFPQEKVNTFKCQKINEKDLELPAEGRFVRAIELLGSEVLTGGCVMDAKIENGMAVGNPSKDLLKVAAICRYCEGKSMSVAFATGSGLKKGAVATSVGHDSHNLGVLGTNDSDMVTAANRVMEMGGGLVAVIDGKIVSELPLRIAGLMSEMTSKEVAERLVELKEATKTMGSKLPDLFMTLSFMQLSVIPKLKLTNLGLVDVEKNDFVSLFVKEGQDV; this is translated from the coding sequence ATGAACATTATAGACATAATACCCGTTTCCAGAGGTGACAACCCGGCAGATGTACTTCTAAAGAACTGCAGAATCGTAAACGTATTCAGCGGCGAGATAGAGAAAGGCAACATAGCGCTTTTTAAAAAGAGAATAGCCGGGATCGGTGACTATGACGAAGGGAGAGAAGTGATCGACCTCGAGGGTGCCTATATTGTACCGGGGTTGATAGATGCCCACCTTCATATAGAGTCCTCGATGGTCTCTCCGGTCGAGTTTGCCAAAACGATACTGGCCAGAGGTACTACAACTGCGATAGCCGATCCTCACGAGATAGCGAATGTGATGGGGCTGTCCGGTATCGAGTACATGATTCGTTCGACTGAAGGCATACCCGTGAATCTTTACATAATGATCCCTTCGGCCGTTCCGGCCTCTTCAATGGAAACCTCGGGCGCCAGGATCAGCGCGATGGATATGATCGGATTCGTAGAGAAGTTCCAAAATCGTATCCTGGGCCTGGGAGAGGTGATGAACTTTCCGGATATCATAAACGGCGATCGCGATTCCATAGCCAAAATAGAGCTGATACGCCACAAATACAAAAAGATAGATGGTCATATCCCCGGCGTTCTAGGAAAACCGTTGAACGCCTACATAAGCGCTTTCGTAAGGTCCGAGCACGAATGTACCTTCGTCGAGGAGGCGCGTGAAAAACTCTCCAGGGGAATGCAGATACTTATGAGAGAGGGAAGTGTCGAGAGAAACCTCGTACAGTTGTTACCTCTTATAAACGACAAGACTTATCCCTTCGTATCCTTCTGTACCGACGATAAACACCCGGTCGATATAATTCGTGAGGGACACATCGATCACAATGTTAGGCTGGCGATAGAACACGGTATAGATCCAATAATCGCCATAAGGGCGGCGACGATAAACACAGCGCGGCATTATAACCTCAGATCTATGGGCGCCATAGCGCCGGGGTATAAGGCCGACTTGGTGGTGGTAGATAATCTTAGAGATTTCAATCCCATCATGGTCTTCAAAGATTCGAAGATCGTAGCAAGAAATGGCCGACTCGTGACCGAGATAGTCTCTCAGAACTTCCCACAGGAGAAAGTGAATACCTTCAAGTGTCAGAAGATAAATGAGAAAGACCTCGAATTGCCGGCCGAAGGCAGATTTGTGAGAGCCATAGAACTGCTCGGAAGTGAAGTCTTAACAGGTGGCTGTGTTATGGATGCGAAGATTGAAAACGGCATGGCCGTTGGCAATCCATCGAAGGATCTTTTGAAAGTAGCCGCAATCTGCCGCTACTGCGAAGGAAAATCAATGTCGGTGGCCTTCGCAACCGGTTCTGGCCTTAAAAAAGGCGCAGTGGCAACCTCGGTTGGCCACGATTCCCATAATCTGGGTGTTCTTGGAACAAACGATTCTGATATGGTTACCGCCGCAAACAGAGTTATGGAGATGGGCGGTGGTCTGGTAGCGGTGATAGATGGTAAGATCGTTTCAGAATTACCCCTGCGGATCGCCGGCCTGATGTCCGAAATGACCAGCAAGGAGGTCGCCGAACGTCTCGTCGAATTGAAAGAAGCCACGAAGACAATGGGTAGCAAATTACCCGATCTCTTCATGACACTCTCTTTCATGCAACTCTCCGTTATTCCGAAATTGAAGCTTACCAACCTCGGACTAGTCGATGTAGAAAAGAACGATTTCGTATCCCTTTTTGTAAAGGAGGGGCAAGATGTTTAG
- the thrS gene encoding threonine--tRNA ligase: MGIEIKLPDGSKKQYEKGVKPLDIAIDISEGLAKRALGAIVNDEYWDLRRPLETSCDFRLVLDKDSEAPVFFRHTMAHIMAQAVMRLYGEERVKLAIGPTIENGFYYDIDLDVRLTEEDLPRIEAEMEKIIKEDLPIERFELPVSEAINLMKKQSQPYKIELIEDLVRDYGTESVTFYRQGDFIDLCRGPHLPSTGKVKFFKLTSVSGAYWRGDEKNKMLQRIYGTAFSKKADLEEYLAKIEEAKKRDHRKLGPALGLFTINYDYAPGMPIFLPKGTDMLNELLKFSREKHIEDGYREVSTPQIMSDSLWRTSGHWDHYSENMYFTEKEEQQFAVKPMNCPGHILAYKSSPVSYRDLPMKIFEFGKVHRYERSGVLHGLFRVRGFVQDDAHIFCTREQIQQEVIGVINFVKKIYEPFDFQYRAELSTRPENSMGEIELWDIATEALRDSLEAKKMDFTVNEGDGAFYGPKIDYHIKDSLGREWQCATIQLDFMMPERFGIKYIGPDNNEYQPVMIHRAIFGSTERFMGILIEHYAGAFPTWLAPVQVKVIPIADRHTSYARSVVVSLRGKGFRAEVDDRQKSTNYKIREAQLNKVPYMLIVGDREMQNGQVSVRLRSEKDLGSIDLEDFIHKLTEEVKDRKGKSIFE; this comes from the coding sequence ATGGGTATAGAAATAAAGCTACCCGATGGTTCGAAGAAACAGTACGAAAAGGGTGTAAAACCCCTGGATATAGCAATAGATATATCTGAAGGCCTCGCCAAAAGAGCTTTAGGAGCGATAGTCAACGACGAGTACTGGGACCTACGAAGACCTCTAGAGACTAGCTGCGACTTCAGATTGGTGCTGGACAAGGACAGCGAGGCTCCCGTGTTCTTCAGGCATACGATGGCACACATAATGGCCCAGGCCGTGATGAGACTCTACGGCGAGGAAAGGGTGAAATTGGCTATCGGTCCGACAATAGAGAACGGGTTCTACTACGATATCGATCTCGACGTGAGACTTACCGAGGAAGACCTGCCTAGAATCGAAGCCGAAATGGAGAAGATCATAAAGGAGGATCTACCGATCGAGAGGTTCGAGTTGCCAGTTTCTGAGGCTATAAATCTTATGAAGAAACAGTCACAGCCATACAAGATTGAACTAATCGAAGATCTAGTGAGAGATTACGGAACGGAGTCTGTAACTTTCTACCGACAGGGCGATTTCATAGACCTCTGCCGGGGACCCCATCTACCCTCTACAGGTAAGGTGAAATTCTTCAAACTTACCTCTGTTTCAGGTGCTTATTGGCGCGGTGACGAGAAGAACAAGATGCTCCAGAGGATATACGGTACTGCCTTCTCCAAGAAAGCCGACCTGGAAGAATACCTGGCGAAAATCGAAGAAGCCAAGAAGAGGGATCACAGAAAGCTGGGTCCCGCACTTGGGTTGTTCACGATCAATTATGACTATGCACCCGGCATGCCCATCTTCCTGCCGAAGGGCACGGACATGCTTAACGAACTGCTCAAATTCTCCAGAGAAAAGCATATCGAAGACGGCTACAGAGAAGTCAGCACGCCCCAGATAATGTCTGACTCACTCTGGAGAACATCCGGTCATTGGGACCATTATAGCGAAAATATGTATTTCACGGAAAAAGAAGAACAGCAGTTCGCTGTCAAACCCATGAACTGCCCCGGTCACATCCTCGCTTATAAATCTTCTCCGGTGAGCTATAGAGATCTTCCGATGAAGATTTTCGAATTTGGAAAAGTTCACAGATACGAGCGATCGGGTGTTCTACATGGACTCTTCAGAGTTAGGGGCTTTGTCCAGGACGACGCCCACATCTTTTGTACACGCGAGCAGATACAGCAGGAAGTGATCGGCGTTATAAATTTCGTGAAGAAGATTTACGAACCTTTCGATTTCCAGTACAGGGCTGAGCTTTCGACGAGACCGGAAAATTCCATGGGAGAGATCGAGCTCTGGGATATAGCAACGGAGGCACTCAGAGATTCCCTGGAGGCAAAGAAAATGGATTTCACAGTCAACGAGGGTGATGGTGCCTTCTACGGTCCCAAGATTGATTACCATATTAAGGACTCTTTGGGCAGGGAGTGGCAATGCGCGACAATTCAGCTCGACTTCATGATGCCGGAACGATTCGGGATAAAGTACATCGGTCCGGACAACAACGAATACCAGCCTGTAATGATCCACAGGGCGATCTTCGGTTCGACTGAAAGGTTCATGGGAATATTGATAGAGCATTATGCCGGGGCCTTCCCGACGTGGTTGGCACCAGTACAGGTGAAAGTGATCCCAATCGCCGACAGACACACCAGTTACGCGCGCTCCGTGGTCGTCTCGCTTCGTGGCAAAGGTTTCAGGGCCGAAGTAGATGACAGGCAAAAATCTACCAATTACAAAATTAGAGAGGCCCAGCTCAACAAAGTCCCGTACATGTTGATCGTCGGAGACAGAGAGATGCAGAACGGTCAAGTTTCCGTCAGATTGAGAAGCGAAAAGGATCTGGGAAGTATCGATCTCGAAGATTTCATACACAAACTCACAGAAGAAGTGAAAGATAGAAAAGGCAAAAGTATCTTCGAATGA
- a CDS encoding xanthine dehydrogenase family protein molybdopterin-binding subunit encodes MFRSNSGESTNVVGKTMKRVDAFEKVNGSARFAADIAFDGQIYCALVIAEKPHGILRSIDTVLASEIEGVEGIFTWRDIPGENQLGEAIKDMPCLVKEGEKIRFWGDVVAIVAARDRISAENAAKSVRLDIEDLEPVLSIEQAMEDKVQIHEGSNVRVSKRIRKGDAETVIKNSKEVFEGEFYAHYQEQAYMEPQGVTVVPDFDYGYTVYGTMQCPYYVQSAVAHVLGLPINRIRVIQTETGGAFGGKEDIPSYVASYAAVVAFNLKRPARLIYSREIDIQTTSKRHPIKSFYRIAMEGKKIKAIEIKAYMDMGAYATLTPIVMFRTLVHAAGAYDIENVNVDVYGIYTNKVPPGAFRGFGSPQVLFAVESMIDDIACKLGIDPMELREENTLRPGSRTSTNHLIVESVGAPETLARVKESSHWKDLVRECNEFNRINKDKKRGAGLSHIFYGVSLGAGGQALDKSGAHVLINRDGSVEVRIGGTEMGQGAKTVIAMIAAEELGQRIEKILVHQPDTAFVPDSGPTVASRTTIYSGNAVRQACMALRGKLVSVFCDLFNSNPDSVKFCQGEVSDGEDRTISFDRLVDTAYVRNVKLFEAGWYDTPKLSFDMENGLGEAYVTYSYASQVVQVEVDMATGSTKVLKGFTAHDVGKAVNPDGVIGQIQGGFVQGMGYALYEDLKLRNGKIVSDNFNTYIIPTIHEVPPELVIDIVEDPFREGPYGAKGIGEPSLMPVPASVANAVSMAIGKRVRQIPVTPEYVLGLIEEKTD; translated from the coding sequence ATGTTTAGAAGTAATTCCGGAGAATCGACGAATGTTGTAGGAAAAACGATGAAAAGAGTAGATGCCTTTGAGAAGGTAAACGGTAGCGCCCGGTTCGCGGCCGACATCGCCTTCGACGGTCAGATCTACTGTGCACTGGTTATCGCCGAAAAACCGCATGGCATTCTTCGATCTATAGATACCGTTCTCGCTTCGGAAATTGAGGGGGTAGAGGGTATATTCACCTGGCGGGATATCCCAGGCGAGAACCAGCTCGGTGAAGCGATAAAAGACATGCCATGTCTAGTCAAGGAAGGCGAGAAGATACGCTTCTGGGGAGATGTGGTGGCCATCGTCGCCGCCAGAGACCGCATCTCGGCCGAGAACGCCGCAAAAAGCGTGCGACTCGATATAGAAGACCTCGAGCCCGTACTTTCCATAGAACAGGCGATGGAGGATAAAGTCCAGATACACGAAGGTTCGAACGTGAGAGTCAGTAAACGTATAAGAAAGGGCGATGCAGAAACCGTCATTAAGAACTCAAAAGAAGTATTCGAAGGCGAATTCTACGCCCACTACCAGGAACAGGCCTACATGGAGCCGCAGGGTGTAACCGTAGTTCCCGACTTCGATTACGGTTATACAGTCTATGGCACTATGCAATGCCCTTATTACGTTCAGAGTGCCGTAGCTCACGTTCTTGGACTGCCCATAAACAGAATACGTGTCATCCAGACCGAGACTGGAGGGGCTTTCGGAGGAAAGGAGGACATCCCCTCATACGTCGCCTCGTACGCAGCGGTAGTCGCCTTCAATCTCAAAAGACCGGCAAGACTCATTTATTCGCGCGAGATAGATATCCAGACTACCTCCAAACGCCACCCGATAAAATCTTTCTACCGCATAGCGATGGAAGGGAAGAAAATTAAAGCCATTGAGATTAAGGCATACATGGACATGGGAGCCTACGCGACACTTACACCCATTGTGATGTTCAGAACGCTGGTACACGCCGCGGGTGCATACGATATTGAAAACGTGAACGTCGATGTCTATGGCATTTACACGAACAAAGTTCCGCCCGGAGCTTTCAGAGGTTTCGGCTCTCCGCAGGTTCTCTTTGCGGTTGAGAGTATGATCGATGATATCGCCTGTAAACTGGGGATCGACCCGATGGAATTGCGGGAGGAAAACACTTTGCGACCCGGTTCGAGAACATCGACAAATCATCTGATCGTCGAAAGTGTAGGAGCCCCAGAAACACTGGCGAGAGTTAAGGAATCGTCGCACTGGAAGGATCTGGTGAGAGAGTGTAACGAATTCAACAGAATCAACAAAGACAAAAAACGCGGCGCTGGCCTCTCTCATATATTCTACGGAGTTAGTTTGGGAGCCGGGGGACAGGCTCTCGACAAGTCAGGTGCGCACGTGCTAATAAACAGGGACGGTTCGGTGGAGGTCAGAATAGGTGGAACGGAGATGGGTCAGGGTGCCAAAACCGTCATAGCCATGATAGCCGCCGAGGAGTTGGGTCAGAGAATTGAGAAGATTCTCGTTCACCAACCTGATACGGCCTTCGTACCGGACAGCGGACCAACAGTCGCTTCCAGGACGACCATCTATTCAGGCAACGCCGTCAGACAGGCCTGTATGGCCTTGAGAGGGAAATTGGTTTCCGTTTTCTGCGACCTGTTTAATTCGAATCCAGATAGCGTGAAGTTTTGCCAGGGAGAAGTCAGCGACGGAGAAGACCGAACGATCTCTTTTGACAGGCTGGTCGATACCGCTTACGTGAGGAATGTGAAGCTCTTTGAAGCCGGCTGGTACGATACCCCGAAACTTTCCTTCGATATGGAGAACGGGCTCGGGGAGGCTTATGTGACGTACTCTTATGCCAGCCAGGTGGTTCAGGTTGAAGTCGATATGGCGACAGGTTCCACCAAGGTTCTGAAGGGATTCACCGCCCACGATGTCGGAAAAGCCGTAAATCCCGACGGTGTGATCGGCCAGATTCAGGGAGGCTTCGTCCAGGGTATGGGGTACGCCCTGTACGAAGATCTAAAACTCAGGAACGGAAAGATAGTAAGCGACAACTTTAATACCTATATCATTCCGACGATCCACGAAGTCCCTCCAGAACTGGTAATAGACATCGTGGAGGACCCCTTTCGCGAGGGACCTTACGGGGCCAAGGGAATAGGCGAACCCTCCCTGATGCCAGTACCGGCTTCTGTGGCTAATGCCGTATCTATGGCAATCGGAAAGCGAGTTAGACAAATACCGGTCACGCCCGAGTACGTGTTGGGTCTCATTGAGGAAAAGACCGATTGA
- a CDS encoding PLP-dependent cysteine synthase family protein yields MNKFVLGPTFEEMLHPEKIDKNLRKKAWRMRIEDPLDPINLFNISWRDIDNRIYYYVLPKEFTGVDANIVVLYGKEFPTGSHKVGATYSILMEKVLRGEVDPTYHTLVWPSTGNYGIGGAWVGCRMKFDSVVILPEEMSAERFEIIRKYGARVIATPGCESNVKEIYDKAKELKAADPDKVRILNQFEEFGNYRFHYYVTGNTILELIEQLKIGNARVSAIVSTVGSAGTIACGDRVKEVFPEVKIVAGEPVQCPTLSLNGYGGHDIQGIGDKHVTWIHNVLNNDAIVALDDIECKKVLQMLTDESGKSFLKEFLSDKDVEKMAGIFGISGVANILGAIKIAKHYRLTSRDNIVTIATDNMNRYHSVMKDMTRTYGKLDRGEAKQRFESIVLGARTDWIFEGTMENRLRWHNLKYYTWVEQQGKTVEELNRTMDQDFWKVEAQKTAEIDGLLIDYRRKNG; encoded by the coding sequence ATGAATAAATTTGTTCTTGGTCCAACCTTTGAAGAAATGCTCCATCCAGAGAAAATCGATAAAAACCTGCGAAAGAAAGCCTGGCGAATGCGAATCGAAGACCCTCTAGATCCGATAAACCTCTTCAACATTTCGTGGCGGGACATCGACAACAGGATCTATTACTACGTTTTACCAAAAGAGTTCACTGGAGTAGATGCCAATATCGTGGTGCTATATGGAAAAGAATTTCCCACAGGTAGCCACAAAGTCGGGGCCACTTACTCGATCCTTATGGAAAAAGTCCTTCGTGGGGAGGTCGATCCAACCTATCACACTCTCGTATGGCCATCAACCGGCAACTACGGTATCGGAGGAGCCTGGGTCGGCTGCCGTATGAAGTTCGACTCGGTAGTTATCCTGCCCGAGGAGATGTCGGCCGAAAGGTTCGAAATCATAAGGAAGTACGGAGCCCGTGTGATCGCCACACCGGGGTGCGAATCGAATGTCAAGGAGATATACGACAAAGCCAAAGAGCTTAAGGCTGCCGACCCTGATAAGGTGAGGATACTCAACCAGTTCGAAGAATTCGGCAATTACAGATTCCACTATTATGTGACAGGAAATACCATACTCGAGCTGATAGAACAGTTGAAAATTGGTAACGCAAGAGTATCGGCAATCGTCTCGACCGTCGGTTCTGCCGGCACGATCGCCTGCGGTGACCGTGTGAAAGAAGTCTTCCCGGAGGTTAAGATAGTTGCCGGCGAACCGGTTCAATGCCCAACGCTTTCGCTGAATGGCTATGGCGGCCACGACATACAGGGAATCGGCGACAAGCATGTCACCTGGATTCATAATGTACTCAACAACGACGCTATTGTGGCGCTCGATGATATCGAATGCAAGAAAGTACTCCAGATGTTGACAGACGAGTCTGGAAAATCTTTCTTGAAGGAATTTTTAAGCGACAAAGACGTGGAGAAGATGGCAGGAATATTCGGAATCTCGGGTGTTGCTAACATTCTGGGGGCCATAAAGATAGCCAAACATTACCGGCTTACCTCCAGAGACAATATAGTGACGATTGCCACCGACAACATGAATCGCTACCACTCGGTTATGAAAGACATGACCAGAACATACGGAAAGCTCGACCGCGGCGAGGCCAAACAGAGGTTCGAATCAATCGTACTGGGAGCCAGGACAGATTGGATCTTCGAGGGGACGATGGAAAACCGGTTGCGCTGGCACAATCTCAAGTACTACACCTGGGTAGAACAACAGGGAAAGACAGTAGAAGAGCTCAATAGAACCATGGATCAGGATTTTTGGAAGGTTGAGGCTCAAAAAACCGCAGAGATCGATGGTCTACTAATCGATTACAGAAGGAAGAACGGCTGA
- a CDS encoding Rid family detoxifying hydrolase yields the protein MLRVISTDKAPAAVGPYSQAIAAGGLLFVSGQIPLNPLTGELATEFEAACKQSLENVLQLVTAGGSSLKNVVKVNIYIRDMGKFAILNEIYSSYFKDHKPARAVVEVSNLPKNAPVEIEAVAVIP from the coding sequence GTGTTGAGGGTTATCAGTACTGACAAAGCGCCGGCAGCAGTCGGCCCGTATTCTCAAGCCATTGCTGCTGGAGGTCTTCTCTTTGTTTCCGGACAGATCCCCCTCAACCCGTTGACCGGTGAGCTGGCGACAGAGTTCGAAGCTGCGTGTAAGCAGTCGCTAGAAAATGTACTTCAATTGGTCACTGCCGGCGGGTCGAGTCTGAAAAACGTGGTTAAGGTCAACATCTATATCAGAGACATGGGCAAATTCGCGATTCTCAACGAAATATACTCCTCTTATTTCAAAGACCATAAGCCTGCAAGGGCCGTGGTAGAGGTAAGTAATCTCCCGAAAAACGCCCCTGTAGAGATCGAAGCCGTTGCAGTGATACCTTAA